A single Diceros bicornis minor isolate mBicDic1 chromosome 7, mDicBic1.mat.cur, whole genome shotgun sequence DNA region contains:
- the SMIM35 gene encoding small integral membrane protein 35 encodes MAQVSRCEDSISTLGLILGVGLTLLLVSILGYSLAKWYQRGYCWEGPNFVFNLYQIRNLKELEIGPPFTISGHISSPDGVYMKFSDRLV; translated from the exons ATGGCGCAGGTCAGTCGGT GTGAGGACTCCATCAGCACCTTGGGCCTGATCCTTGGCGTGGGGCTAACACTGCTGCTCGTGTCCATCCTGGGCTACAGCCTGGCCAAGTGGTACCAGCGTGGGTACTGCTGGGAGG GGCCTAATTTTGTCTTCAACTTGTACCAAATCCG GAACCTGAAGGAGCTGGAGATAGGTCCACCTTTCACCATCAGTGGCCACATCAGCAGCCCAGATGGTGTCTACATGAAGTTCTCCGACAGGCTAGTCTGA
- the IL10RA gene encoding interleukin-10 receptor subunit alpha isoform X2, which produces MRRAQDATAPASAAGGAPQPAPRPPRARYGEESWKSIRSCNQTLVLSCDLTMVTLDLYRSNGYRARVRAVDGSQHSNWTITNTRFSVDEVTLTVGSVKLEMRKDIILGTIQPPRPKVAPAGDTYESIFQHFREYEIDVRKGHSAFLNKKVQHENFSFSATGKVGEFCVRVKPYVSSRLNKGIWSEEACIVVTPQYFTVTNFSIFFAFLLLLCGALAYCLALQLYVRRRGKLPAVLVFEKPSPFSLISQLPCPETHDTIHPLDEEAFPKVSPELRNSELHGSTDSGFDSAKPSLQTEEPQFLLPAPHPQAEEALGKGVPPELENSCSSGSSSSTDSGICLQEPSLSPGTGPNWEQQEGNNSQGQDDSGIGLVQSSEGRPGEAQGGSALGHVSSPGPEVSGEEDPAAVAFQGYVKQTRCTEEKEAKAGCLEEESSSTDGLGPKFRTCLDAEAGWPPPALAKGYLKQDSPGMTLAPSGAPAGQWNQPTEEWSLLGLTSCGDLGTSDWSFAHDLAPLDCVAAPGGLLGTFDSDLVTLPLISSLHSSE; this is translated from the exons ATGCGGCGCGCCCAGGATGCTACTGCGCCTGCTAGTGCCGCTGGCGGCGCTCCTCAGCCTGCGCCTCGGCCCCCGCGCGCACG GTATGGAGAAGAGTCCTGGAAGTCCATCCGCAGCTGTAACCAGACCCTGGTGCTGTCCTGTGATCTCACCATGGTGACCCTGGACCTGTACCGCAGCAATGGTTACCGAGCCAGAGTCCGGGCAGTGGACGGAAGCCAGCACTCCAACTGGACCATCACCAACACTCGCTTCTCTGTGGATGAAG TGACTCTGACAGTTGGCAGCGTGAAGCTCGAGATGCGCAAGGACATCATCCTTGGGACCATCCAGCCCCCCAGGCCCAAGGTGGCCCCTGCAGGCGACACATACGAAAGTATCTTCCAACACTTCCGCGAGTATGAGATTGACGTTCGCAAGGGACACTCTGCG TTCCTAAACAAGAAGGTACAACATGAAAACTTCAGCTTCTCAGCCACTGGAAAAGTGGGAGAGTTCTGTGTCAGGGTGAAACCATATGTCAGCTCCCGACTGAACAAGGGTATATGGTCAGAGGAGGCGTGCATCGTGGTCACCCCTCAGT ATTTCACCGTGACCAACTTCAGCATCTTCTTCGCCTTCCTCCTGCTGCTCTGTGGAGCCCTGGCCTACTGCCTGGCCCTCCAGCTGTACGTGCGGCGCCGGGGAAAGCTGCCCGCCGTCCTG GTCTTCGAGAAGCCCAGTCCCTTCAGCCTCATCAGCCAGCTTCCCTGCCCAGAGACCCATGACACCATCCATCCCCTCGACGAGGAGGCCTTCCCCAAGGTGTCCCCAGAGCTGAGGAACTCGGAGCTGCACGGCAGCACGGACAGTGGCTTTGACAGTGCCAAGCCATCCCTGCAGACTGAAGAGCCCCAgttcctcctccctgctccccacccccaggccgaGGAGGCTCTGGGAAAGGGGGTGCCCCCCGAGCTGGAGAACAGCTGCAGTAGCGGCAGCAGTAGCAGCACGGACAGCGGGATCTGCTTGCAGGAGCCCAGCCTGAGTCCTGGCACGGGGCCCAACTGGGAGCAGCAGGAGGGGAACAACAGCCAGGGCCAGGATGACAGTGGCATTGGCCTAGTCCAAAGCTCGGAGGGGCGGCCTGGGGAGGCACAGGGTGGCTCAGCCTTGGGCCATGTCAGTTCCCCAGGACCTGAGGTGTCTGGGGAAGAAGACCCAGCTGCGGTGGCATTCCAGGGCTACGTGAAGCAGACCAGATGCACAGAGGAGAAGGAAGCCAAGGCAGGCTGCCTGGAAGAAGAGTCCTCCTCAACAGATGGCCTTGGCCCCAAATTCAGGACGTGCCTGGATGCTGAGGCGGGCTGGCCTCCGCCAGCACTGGCCAAGGGCTATTTGAAACAGGACTCCCCAGGAATGACTCTTGCTCCCTCAGGGGCCCCAGCTGGACAGTGGAACCAACCAACTGAGGAATGGTCACTCCTGGGCTTGACCAGCTGTGGTGACCTCGGAACATCTGACTGGAGCTTTGCCCATGATCTTGCCCCTCTGGACTGCGTGGCAGCCCCGGGCGGTCTCCTGGGCACGTTTGACTCAGACCTGGTCACCCTGCCGCTGATCTCCAGTCTGCACTCGAGTGAGTGA
- the IL10RA gene encoding interleukin-10 receptor subunit alpha isoform X3, whose protein sequence is MLLRLLVPLAALLSLRLGPRAHGLPSPPSVWFEAEFFHHILHWTLIPNQSESTYYEVELLRYGEESWKSIRSCNQTLVLSCDLTMVTLDLYRSNGYRARVRAVDGSQHSNWTITNTRFSVDEDFTVTNFSIFFAFLLLLCGALAYCLALQLYVRRRGKLPAVLVFEKPSPFSLISQLPCPETHDTIHPLDEEAFPKVSPELRNSELHGSTDSGFDSAKPSLQTEEPQFLLPAPHPQAEEALGKGVPPELENSCSSGSSSSTDSGICLQEPSLSPGTGPNWEQQEGNNSQGQDDSGIGLVQSSEGRPGEAQGGSALGHVSSPGPEVSGEEDPAAVAFQGYVKQTRCTEEKEAKAGCLEEESSSTDGLGPKFRTCLDAEAGWPPPALAKGYLKQDSPGMTLAPSGAPAGQWNQPTEEWSLLGLTSCGDLGTSDWSFAHDLAPLDCVAAPGGLLGTFDSDLVTLPLISSLHSSE, encoded by the exons ATGCTACTGCGCCTGCTAGTGCCGCTGGCGGCGCTCCTCAGCCTGCGCCTCGGCCCCCGCGCGCACG GACTGCCCAGCCCTCCATCTGTGTGGTTTGAAGCAGAATTTTTCCACCACATTCTCCACTGGACACTCATCCCAAATCAGTCTGAGAGTACCTACTATGAAGTGGAGCTCCTGAG GTATGGAGAAGAGTCCTGGAAGTCCATCCGCAGCTGTAACCAGACCCTGGTGCTGTCCTGTGATCTCACCATGGTGACCCTGGACCTGTACCGCAGCAATGGTTACCGAGCCAGAGTCCGGGCAGTGGACGGAAGCCAGCACTCCAACTGGACCATCACCAACACTCGCTTCTCTGTGGATGAAG ATTTCACCGTGACCAACTTCAGCATCTTCTTCGCCTTCCTCCTGCTGCTCTGTGGAGCCCTGGCCTACTGCCTGGCCCTCCAGCTGTACGTGCGGCGCCGGGGAAAGCTGCCCGCCGTCCTG GTCTTCGAGAAGCCCAGTCCCTTCAGCCTCATCAGCCAGCTTCCCTGCCCAGAGACCCATGACACCATCCATCCCCTCGACGAGGAGGCCTTCCCCAAGGTGTCCCCAGAGCTGAGGAACTCGGAGCTGCACGGCAGCACGGACAGTGGCTTTGACAGTGCCAAGCCATCCCTGCAGACTGAAGAGCCCCAgttcctcctccctgctccccacccccaggccgaGGAGGCTCTGGGAAAGGGGGTGCCCCCCGAGCTGGAGAACAGCTGCAGTAGCGGCAGCAGTAGCAGCACGGACAGCGGGATCTGCTTGCAGGAGCCCAGCCTGAGTCCTGGCACGGGGCCCAACTGGGAGCAGCAGGAGGGGAACAACAGCCAGGGCCAGGATGACAGTGGCATTGGCCTAGTCCAAAGCTCGGAGGGGCGGCCTGGGGAGGCACAGGGTGGCTCAGCCTTGGGCCATGTCAGTTCCCCAGGACCTGAGGTGTCTGGGGAAGAAGACCCAGCTGCGGTGGCATTCCAGGGCTACGTGAAGCAGACCAGATGCACAGAGGAGAAGGAAGCCAAGGCAGGCTGCCTGGAAGAAGAGTCCTCCTCAACAGATGGCCTTGGCCCCAAATTCAGGACGTGCCTGGATGCTGAGGCGGGCTGGCCTCCGCCAGCACTGGCCAAGGGCTATTTGAAACAGGACTCCCCAGGAATGACTCTTGCTCCCTCAGGGGCCCCAGCTGGACAGTGGAACCAACCAACTGAGGAATGGTCACTCCTGGGCTTGACCAGCTGTGGTGACCTCGGAACATCTGACTGGAGCTTTGCCCATGATCTTGCCCCTCTGGACTGCGTGGCAGCCCCGGGCGGTCTCCTGGGCACGTTTGACTCAGACCTGGTCACCCTGCCGCTGATCTCCAGTCTGCACTCGAGTGAGTGA
- the IL10RA gene encoding interleukin-10 receptor subunit alpha isoform X1 — protein MLLRLLVPLAALLSLRLGPRAHGLPSPPSVWFEAEFFHHILHWTLIPNQSESTYYEVELLRYGEESWKSIRSCNQTLVLSCDLTMVTLDLYRSNGYRARVRAVDGSQHSNWTITNTRFSVDEVTLTVGSVKLEMRKDIILGTIQPPRPKVAPAGDTYESIFQHFREYEIDVRKGHSAFLNKKVQHENFSFSATGKVGEFCVRVKPYVSSRLNKGIWSEEACIVVTPQYFTVTNFSIFFAFLLLLCGALAYCLALQLYVRRRGKLPAVLVFEKPSPFSLISQLPCPETHDTIHPLDEEAFPKVSPELRNSELHGSTDSGFDSAKPSLQTEEPQFLLPAPHPQAEEALGKGVPPELENSCSSGSSSSTDSGICLQEPSLSPGTGPNWEQQEGNNSQGQDDSGIGLVQSSEGRPGEAQGGSALGHVSSPGPEVSGEEDPAAVAFQGYVKQTRCTEEKEAKAGCLEEESSSTDGLGPKFRTCLDAEAGWPPPALAKGYLKQDSPGMTLAPSGAPAGQWNQPTEEWSLLGLTSCGDLGTSDWSFAHDLAPLDCVAAPGGLLGTFDSDLVTLPLISSLHSSE, from the exons ATGCTACTGCGCCTGCTAGTGCCGCTGGCGGCGCTCCTCAGCCTGCGCCTCGGCCCCCGCGCGCACG GACTGCCCAGCCCTCCATCTGTGTGGTTTGAAGCAGAATTTTTCCACCACATTCTCCACTGGACACTCATCCCAAATCAGTCTGAGAGTACCTACTATGAAGTGGAGCTCCTGAG GTATGGAGAAGAGTCCTGGAAGTCCATCCGCAGCTGTAACCAGACCCTGGTGCTGTCCTGTGATCTCACCATGGTGACCCTGGACCTGTACCGCAGCAATGGTTACCGAGCCAGAGTCCGGGCAGTGGACGGAAGCCAGCACTCCAACTGGACCATCACCAACACTCGCTTCTCTGTGGATGAAG TGACTCTGACAGTTGGCAGCGTGAAGCTCGAGATGCGCAAGGACATCATCCTTGGGACCATCCAGCCCCCCAGGCCCAAGGTGGCCCCTGCAGGCGACACATACGAAAGTATCTTCCAACACTTCCGCGAGTATGAGATTGACGTTCGCAAGGGACACTCTGCG TTCCTAAACAAGAAGGTACAACATGAAAACTTCAGCTTCTCAGCCACTGGAAAAGTGGGAGAGTTCTGTGTCAGGGTGAAACCATATGTCAGCTCCCGACTGAACAAGGGTATATGGTCAGAGGAGGCGTGCATCGTGGTCACCCCTCAGT ATTTCACCGTGACCAACTTCAGCATCTTCTTCGCCTTCCTCCTGCTGCTCTGTGGAGCCCTGGCCTACTGCCTGGCCCTCCAGCTGTACGTGCGGCGCCGGGGAAAGCTGCCCGCCGTCCTG GTCTTCGAGAAGCCCAGTCCCTTCAGCCTCATCAGCCAGCTTCCCTGCCCAGAGACCCATGACACCATCCATCCCCTCGACGAGGAGGCCTTCCCCAAGGTGTCCCCAGAGCTGAGGAACTCGGAGCTGCACGGCAGCACGGACAGTGGCTTTGACAGTGCCAAGCCATCCCTGCAGACTGAAGAGCCCCAgttcctcctccctgctccccacccccaggccgaGGAGGCTCTGGGAAAGGGGGTGCCCCCCGAGCTGGAGAACAGCTGCAGTAGCGGCAGCAGTAGCAGCACGGACAGCGGGATCTGCTTGCAGGAGCCCAGCCTGAGTCCTGGCACGGGGCCCAACTGGGAGCAGCAGGAGGGGAACAACAGCCAGGGCCAGGATGACAGTGGCATTGGCCTAGTCCAAAGCTCGGAGGGGCGGCCTGGGGAGGCACAGGGTGGCTCAGCCTTGGGCCATGTCAGTTCCCCAGGACCTGAGGTGTCTGGGGAAGAAGACCCAGCTGCGGTGGCATTCCAGGGCTACGTGAAGCAGACCAGATGCACAGAGGAGAAGGAAGCCAAGGCAGGCTGCCTGGAAGAAGAGTCCTCCTCAACAGATGGCCTTGGCCCCAAATTCAGGACGTGCCTGGATGCTGAGGCGGGCTGGCCTCCGCCAGCACTGGCCAAGGGCTATTTGAAACAGGACTCCCCAGGAATGACTCTTGCTCCCTCAGGGGCCCCAGCTGGACAGTGGAACCAACCAACTGAGGAATGGTCACTCCTGGGCTTGACCAGCTGTGGTGACCTCGGAACATCTGACTGGAGCTTTGCCCATGATCTTGCCCCTCTGGACTGCGTGGCAGCCCCGGGCGGTCTCCTGGGCACGTTTGACTCAGACCTGGTCACCCTGCCGCTGATCTCCAGTCTGCACTCGAGTGAGTGA